In the Eremothecium cymbalariae DBVPG#7215 chromosome 7, complete sequence genome, one interval contains:
- the ESS1 gene encoding peptidylprolyl isomerase ESS1 (similar to Ashbya gossypii ACL120W), protein MSVDNGLSEPWVVKFSKSRKREYFFNPETMQSQWELPEGTDSAKLEQYLVENPLKVRCLHLLIKHDGSRRPSSHRNETITLTKEEALKELEKYAERYENGEKFEDLAHERSDCSSYKRGGDLGFFGRGEMQPGFERAAFSLKVGEVSQVVESESGLHLIKRVG, encoded by the coding sequence ATGTCTGTGGATAATGGGCTATCGGAGCCATGGGTTGTGAAATTTAGTAAGTCGCGGAAACGTGAGTACTTCTTCAACCCAGAGACAATGCAGTCCCAGTGGGAACTTCCAGAGGGTACAGATAGTGCCAAGTTGGAGCAGTACTTAGTTGAGAACCCATTGAAGGTTAGGTGTTTGCACCTGCTCATCAAGCATGATGGGTCTCGTAGACCTTCATCGCACCGCAATGAAACCATTACACTTACTAAGGAGGAAGCTCTGAAGGAGTTGGAGAAGTACGCAGAACGGTATGAAAATGGGGAGAAGTTTGAGGATCTTGCCCATGAGAGGAGTGACTGTTCGTCTTACAAGAGGGGAGGTGATTTAGGGTTTTTTGGCAGAGGCGAAATGCAGCCTGGGTTTGAAAGGGCTGCTTTCAGTTTAAAAGTGGGTGAAGTGAGCCAAGTTGTAGAATCTGAGAGTGGTCTTCACCTGATCAAGCGTGTTGGTTAA
- the TES1 gene encoding palmitoyl-CoA hydrolase (similar to Ashbya gossypii ACL122W): MGIFRKPPAGSLEAILDLNQLAVNKFITANRPVAPAASNVTFGGTMVGQSLLASFYTMSEDFVPASMHCSFLMGGDPTIPIIYNVEPLREGRNFTHKQVKAFQDDKLIFISNWVFSRQRELGPPNLQNVGRIAVPDKDKFDVGSTLLRKYLDDPNNGESKESKEAQGTIATALDKGPAKYWLPKDFFSGERKHEELNYFIKLRNSITNNESLRRPAGEKLTFLNDHRANYLAISYYSDAYFLLSLPYFYGLPLFNCKISVSMDHSIYFHQSPSMSNEMYLRITNEESNDGLHVMKSEWYDSVTKEKKITALQGALVVYNMDDEKPDAKL; the protein is encoded by the coding sequence ATGGGTATATTTCGGAAGCCACCTGCAGGGTCACTGGAGGCTATATTGGATTTAAATCAATTGGCCGTCAATAAGTTTATTACAGCTAATAGACCGGTTGCACCGGCAGCAAGTAATGTCACTTTTGGAGGTACGATGGTGGGACAGTCGCTTTTAGCTTCTTTTTACACGATGTCTGAGGATTTTGTGCCGGCTTCAATGCATTGCAGCTTTTTGATGGGGGGGGATCCTACGATTCCAATCATTTATAATGTGGAGCCTTTAAGGGAAGGGCGGAATTTCACCCATAAACAAGTGAAAGCGTTTCAAGATGATAAGTTGATCTTTATATCCAACTGGGTGTTTTCTAGACAGCGGGAGCTTGGTCCTCCTAATTTACAGAATGTTGGGCGGATAGCGGTGCCTGATAAGGATAAGTTTGATGTTGGTTCGACTCTGTTACGTAAATATTTGGACGATCCTAATAATGGGGAAAGCAAGGAGTCCAAGGAAGCCCAGGGCACGATTGCAACTGCATTGGATAAGGGACCTGCCAAGTACTGGCTCCCAAAGGATTTCTTTAGTGGGGAGCGCAAACATGAAGAGCTTAACTACTTCATAAAGTTGAGAAACAGTATAACTAATAATGAGAGTCTGAGACGTCCCGCTGGCGAAAAGTTAACGTTCTTGAACGACCATCGTGCCAACTACCTTGCGATATCATATTACTCAGATGCATACTTCTTGCTTTCCCTACCTTATTTCTACGGATTACCGTTATTTAATTGCAAAATAAGCGTTTCAATGGACCATTCCATCTACTTCCATCAAAGCCCATCGATGTCAAATGAAATGTACTTACGTATCACCAATGAAGAATCCAATGACGGTCTTCACGTTATGAAAAGTGAATGGTACGATTCTGTAACcaaggaaaagaagattactGCTTTGCAGGGTGCTCTTGTGGTTTACAACATGGATGATGAGAAACCAGATGCTAAACTTTag
- the BNA1 gene encoding 3-hydroxyanthranilate 3,4-dioxygenase (similar to Ashbya gossypii ACL127W) yields MLDTTPININKWLEENSHLLKPPVNNYCLHRGGFTIMIVGGPNARTDYHINPTPEWFFQKKGYMTLRIVDNSLDGDAKFKDIIINEGDSFLLPANVPHNPVRYADTVGLVVEQDRPEGHHDKLRWYCSNCKDIVCQMEFQMADLGTQVKSAIDLFEKSIEKRTCDKCGTLNYSRPS; encoded by the coding sequence ATGCTCGATACAACTCCaataaatatcaacaaaTGGCTTGAGGAAAATAGTCATCTACTAAAACCCCCAGTCAATAACTATTGCCTGCACCGTGGTGGTTTCACGATAATGATCGTGGGTGGTCCAAATGCCCGCACTGACTACCACATCAACCCCACACCTGAATGGTTCTTCCAAAAGAAGGGATATATGACGTTGAGGATAGTTGATAATTCTTTAGACGGAGATGCTAAATTTAAggatattataattaatgAAGGTGATTCGTTTCTTTTGCCTGCCAATGTCCCACATAATCCAGTTAGATATGCCGACACTGTAGGGTTAGTGGTTGAACAGGATCGTCCAGAAGGTCATCATGATAAATTGAGGTGGTACTGCTCAAACTGTAAGGACATTGTGTGTCAGATGGAATTCCAGATGGCTGATCTAGGCACGCAGGTCAAATCTGCTATCGATCTTTTTGAGAAAAGTATAGAAAAAAGGACTTGTGATAAGTGTGGTACTTTAAATTACTCACGTCCTTCTTAG
- the YCH1 gene encoding phosphatase YCH1 (similar to Ashbya gossypii ACL119C), which produces MVLYSTTPGPLFSLLYRRTLTMQSFSISEIKYLDASELHQWLKNGYTTTLHEPFQVIDVRGSDYIGGHIAGAWNYPYKRLKNDVKYIGELRNRLLEEHMQSSDETNQSVVNCVFHCAQSQQRGPSSAMRFLRSLTEHQLCHFRIWILRGGFNHWQSIYGQDSSLTVDYVPDIWQWQ; this is translated from the coding sequence ATGGTTTTATATTCGACCACCCCTGGCCCCCTATTCTCACTCCTTTACAGGAGAACGTTAACCATGCAATCCTTTAGTATCTCAGAGATTAAGTACTTGGATGCTTCAGAACTACACCAATGGCTTAAAAACGGCTACACAACCACTCTCCATGAACCATTCCAAGTCATTGACGTGCGTGGATCAGACTACATCGGTGGCCACATTGCTGGTGCATGGAATTACCCTTACAAACGGCTGAAAAACGACGTTAAATACATTGGGGAGCTTAGAAACAGACTGCTAGAAGAACATATGCAGAGCTCCGACGAAACCAATCAAAGCGTCGTGAACTGTGTCTTCCACTGCGCCCAGTCACAGCAGCGGGGGCCCTCTTCTGCAATGAGGTTTTTAAGGTCCCTTACTGAACACCAGCTCTGTCATTTCAGAATCTGGATTTTAAGAGGTGGCTTTAACCACTGGCAGAGTATATACGGACAAGATAGTTCTCTTACAGTAGATTATGTACCCGATATTTGGCAATGGCAATAG
- the TDA10 gene encoding putative ATP-dependent kinase (similar to Ashbya gossypii ACL123C), whose translation MSYLVGIEGLVSQFVEAKAVRLLKARSRDVNGSSSPIFILISGPQGSGKTYNATKLCEQLRGKFRTVGLSIDDFYLPYNAQQEVNKRFKDNPLLQGRGMPGTHDLKLLKGVISRLVQNEGIVKLPRYDKSKYAGKGDRLQVTLDVKLPVDFVILEGWFLGFQPVPQEELPKYSDFCSALALQQVNEYLKAYSDAIWRNKQLVTLGVVFATDDMQNVYRWRLQQEHELIKVQGTGMSDAEVVSFLDRYFVGYRVYYERLVSDQSLGNTNNITIGLDLQRTITYVSEK comes from the coding sequence ATGAGCTATTTGGTTGGTATAGAAGGATTGGTAAGCCAGTTTGTGGAGGCCAAGGCAGTTAGGCTACTCAAGGCACGAAGTAGAGACGTTAATGGAAGTTCCAGTCccatttttattcttatttCAGGTCCGCAGGGTTCTGGTAAGACTTATAATGCTACAAAGCTTTGTGAGCAGTTGAGGGGCAAGTTCAGAACTGTTGGGCTTTCGATCGatgatttttatttgcCATACAATGCGCAGCAGGAAGTGAATAAACGGTTTAAGGACAACCCGTTGCTCCAGGGGCGTGGGATGCCTGGAACTCATGATTTGAAGTTGCTCAAGGGGGTTATTAGTCGGTTGGTTCAGAACGAAGGGATAGTAAAGCTTCCGAGATATGACAAGTCGAAGTATGCTGGGAAGGGCGATCGTTTGCAGGTTACTCTGGATGTCAAACTACCGGTAGACTTTGTAATATTGGAAGGGTGGTTTTTAGGGTTTCAACCAGTTCCCCAAGAAGAACTACCCAAGTACAGTGATTTCTGTTCAGCTTTGGCTCTACAGCAAGTGaatgaatatttgaaagctTATTCTGATGCAATATGGCGTAATAAGCAGCTAGTCACCCTTGGTGTGGTTTTCGCTACAGATGACATGCAGAACGTGTATAGATGGAGGTTACAACAGGAACACGAACTCATTAAAGTGCAGGGCACTGGGATGTCAGATGCAGAGGTGGTCAGTTTCTTGGACCGGTACTTTGTTGGTTATAGGGTTTATTACGAACGATTAGTCAGCGATCAGTCTCTAGGCAACACCAATAACATTACGATCGGACTAGATCTGCAACGAACAATTACTTATGTGAGCGAAAagtaa
- the PCT1 gene encoding choline-phosphate cytidylyltransferase (similar to Ashbya gossypii ACL118C): protein MGPVTRQESLKQRLMHSSLTNLFKLNRKRRRGDSDDDEDSEEGYRDRMVVGKVAGGGAVARGVVADGSGGTSGRSNGSVNTGSSSGSSRKKRGGRPSLGSEEERPQSKRRHTERLDLERKYDEAIPEEFHKFRPRGYPFNVPPTDRPIRIYADGVFDLFHLGHMKQLEQCKKSFKSVTLICGVPSDRTTHKLKGLTVLTDKQRCESLRHCRWVDEVVEDAPWCVTPEFLEQHKIDYVAHDDIPYVSADSDDIYKPIKEMGKFLTTQRTEGISTSDIITKIIKDYDKYLMRNFARGATRQELNVSWLKKNELEFKKHIQDFRSYFKKNQEKLNDASKDLYFEVREMMLKKTLGKNLYSKLVASGPPPKKHTTIRGESPATEFAHIYTGEVLNKRLPASTPSESDDDASTRAGSVLSHLNKWLSHDSTEESD, encoded by the coding sequence ATGGGCCCAGTTACACGACAGGAGTCTTTGAAACAGCGGTTGATGCATTCTTCACTTACGAATTTATTCAAGCTTAATAGGAAGAGGCGGCGAGGAGATTCagacgatgatgaagacTCTGAGGAAGGGTACAGGGATAGGATGGTTGTTGGTAAAGTTGCTGGCGGGGGGGCGGTAGCTAGAGgtgttgttgctgatggCAGTGGTGGAACTTCTGGGCGCAGCAATGGTAGTGTGAATACTGGGAGCAGTAGTGGGAGCAGTCGAAAAAAACGTGGTGGTAGGCCCAGTTTAGGTTCTGAAGAGGAGCGGCCGCAGAGCAAGCGTCGGCACACAGAGCGCCTCGACCTGGAGCGGAAGTACGATGAAGCGATTCCTGAAGAGTTTCATAAGTTTCGTCCACGTGGATATCCGTTTAATGTGCCTCCTACAGACCGGCCGATCCGTATTTATGCGGATGGTGTGTTTGATCTTTTCCACTTGGGCCACATGAAGCAGCTTGAGCAGTGCAAGAAGTCGTTTAAGAGCGTGACTTTAATATGTGGAGTCCCAAGTGATCGCACCACGCACAAGTTGAAAGGGTTGACGGTGCTCACTGACAAACAGCGATGTGAAAGTCTACGGCATTGTCGGTGGGTGGACGAGGTGGTTGAAGATGCGCCCTGGTGTGTTACTCCTGAGTTTCTCGAGCAGCACAAGATTGACTACGTGGCGCACGACGACATTCCGTATGTGAGTGCAGACAGTGATGACATTTACAAACCAATAAAAGAAATGGGCAAGTTTTTGACCACTCAGCGTACTGAAGGAATATCCACCAGTGATATCATCACCAAGATCATCAAGGACTATGACAAGTACTTAATGCGGAACTTTGCGCGCGGTGCTACGAGACAGGAGTTGAACGTTTCCTGGTTAAAAAAGAACGAGCTAGAATTTAAAAAGCATATTCAAGATTTCAGATCTTACTTCAAGAAGAACCAAGAGAAGTTGAATGATGCTTCTAAGGATCTATATTTCGAAGTGAGGGAAATGATGCTAAAGAAGACGCTAGGTAAGAACCTATACTCAAAATTGGTCGCCTCAGGCCCACCACCAAAAAAGCACACGACTATAAGAGGAGAGTCCCCAGCTACAGAGTTTGCTCACATATATACTGGTGAAGTCCTGAATAAACGTCTACCGGCGAGTACTCCTAGTGAAAGCGACGATGACGCTTCGACTAGAGCAGGTTCAGTCCTGTCTCATCTGAACAAATGGCTATCGCATGACTCTACAGAAGAAAGCGATTAA
- the MDE1 gene encoding methylthioribulose 1-phosphate dehydratase MDE1 (similar to Ashbya gossypii ACL126W) — MASCFCADQKSNTKDVSTSYGMQGSDELVRSDDPRHPSNLICSLCKLFYYNNWVTGTGGGISIKHPVTGHIYIAPSGVQKEQLKPEDMFVMDPVTESYIRIPELYKPSACTPLFMSCYRKRDAGAVIHTHSQHAVMCSLIFDKEFRIANIEQIKAIPSGKKDPRLGKDINLSFFDTLIIPIIENTAHEEDLTDGLQEALAHYPTSTAVIVRRHGIYVWGPNVDKAKVYNEAIDYLMELAVKMHNLGIPTDCGIGEEKQYLKR; from the coding sequence ATGGCCTCTTGTTTTTGTGCTGACCAAAAATCGAATACCAAGGATGTTTCTACGAGTTATGGGATGCAGGGATCCGATGAGTTGGTACGCTCGGATGACCCTAGACACCCTTCGAATTTAATTTGCAGCCTTTGCAAATTGTTCTACTATAATAACTGGGTTACTGGTACTGGAGGCGGGATTTCTATAAAGCATCCTGTTACCGGTCATATCTACATAGCACCGTCAGGTGTGCAGAAGGAGCAATTGAAGCCTGAGGATATGTTTGTGATGGATCCTGTTACGGAGTCCTACATCCGGATTCCCGAGCTGTACAAGCCCAGTGCATGTACACCGCTTTTCATGTCATGCTATAGGAAACGTGATGCAGGTGCTGTGATCCATACGCATTCTCAACATGCGGTTATGTGTTCGTTGATCTTTGATAAGGAGTTCCGGATCGCCAACATAGAGCAAATTAAAGCAATTCCAAGTGGCAAGAAAGACCCACGCTTAGGGAAGGACATCAATCTATCCTTCTTTGATACTCTAATCATTCCTATCATCGAAAACACTGCCCATGAGGAAGACCTCACGGATGGTTTGCAGGAAGCCCTTGCCCATTACCCAACCTCCACGGCTGTCATCGTAAGAAGACATGGTATCTACGTTTGGGGCCCCAACGTTGACAAGGCCAAAGTTTACAACGAGGCCATTGACTATCTCATGGAACTCGCTGTGAAGATGCACAATTTGGGCATTCCCACCGACTGTGGCATCGGTGAAGAAAAGCAGTACTTAAAGCGGTAA
- the LSM8 gene encoding U4/U6-U5 snRNP complex subunit LSM8 (similar to Ashbya gossypii ACL125C) translates to MSPLLKDFLNRQIVVITTEGDCFTATLEGYDKTTNLLLSNVKERLTGSKVAGSYLLQGSQIVCCGPLEGSEEIGQEHLREMVQLKNTKNMVEMEHIVWSKVWESTTH, encoded by the coding sequence ATGTCCCCGCTGCTAAAGGACTTCTTGAACCGGCAGATCGTCGTGATTACTACAGAGGGTGATTGCTTCACAGCTACCTTAGAAGGGTATGACAAAACGACAAATCTGCTTCTGTCGAATGTGAAAGAGCGATTGACAGGGTCAAAAGTGGCTGGGTCATACTTGCTGCAAGGATCGCAGATAGTATGTTGTGGTCCTCTGGAGGGTTCAGAAGAGATAGGGCAAGAACACTTGCGAGAAATGgttcaattgaaaaataccaaaaacaTGGTAGAAATGGAGCATATTGTCTGGTCCAAGGTGTGGGAATCTACGACGCACTGA
- the ADE3 gene encoding trifunctional formate-tetrahydrofolate ligase/methenyltetrahydrofolate cyclohydrolase/methylenetetrahydrofolate dehydrogenase ADE3 (similar to Ashbya gossypii ACL121C) codes for MVLIDGKGIAATIRDEIAREVLELRKIHESFKPTLTIFQVGNRQDSSTYVRMKRKAAAEAGITVNFIQLEDGIGEEELLLQIDAHNADPSVHGILIQLPLPKSIDEDKVTSRVLPSKDVDGFGSFNIGELNKRRGKPFFHPCTPEGIIELLKRSDVKIAGSKAVVIGRSDIVGAPVACLLRALDATVTVLHSKSRDIPQYCASADIVIVAIGRPEFVKGEWFDGNSNVVVIDVGTNFVEDVTKKSGFRCVGDVEFSKTKDAVRMITPVPGGVGPMTVAMLMRNSFIAAKRCMEQPRGFKPLSLNLLKPVPSDFEISRAQKPKKITTIAQEAGILPSELELYGDAKAKVKLDLLKRLGHRENGKYVLVAGITPTPLGEGKSTTTVGLVQALAAHLNKIAFANVRQPSMGPTFGIKGGAAGGGYSQVIPMDEFNLHVTGDIHAISMANNLLAAAIDTRMFHESTQKDAALYKRLVPAKSGIRKFTPCMLRRLKKLGIEKTNPDDLTAEEITKFARLDIEPESITWKRVVDCNDRFLRGINIGEAPTERGFTRKTGFDISVASECMAILALSNSLEDLRERLGKIVVATSKNGVPITCEDIGCAGAMTALMKDAIKPNIMQTLEGTPVFVHAGPFANISIGANSVLADKMALKLAGVDPSLSDDEKREKHGKFVTEAGFDFTMGGERFLNIKCRSSGLIPDVVVIVATVRALKVHGGGTEVKTGAPLPAEYLNEDIELTTKGCANLAKHISNVRAYGLPVVVAINRMSSDTELEHQIIRQESIKAGAVDAIVSNHWEEGGKGAVALAEGVIKAAELPHHDFQFLYKTEGSSIEDKIGSIAKVMYGAEGVEFSPEAQRKVDLYTKQGFCNLPICIAKTQYSLSHDANLKGVPTGFKFPVRDIKASIGAGYLYALAAEMQTIPGLPTHCGFMNIELNDDGEIDGMF; via the coding sequence ATGGTATTGATTGATGGTAAGGGTATTGCCGCTACGATCCGTGATGAGATCGCAAGGGAAGTTCTTGAACTAAGGAAGATTCATGAATCTTTCAAGCCTACTTTGACAATTTTTCAGGTTGGTAATAGACAAGATTCAAGTACTTATGTGCgaatgaaaagaaaagcaGCTGCAGAGGCAGGTATCACAGTTAATTTCATTCAGTTGGAAGATGGTATTGGTGAGGAAGAATTGCTGTTGCAGATTGACGCGCATAATGCAGACCCGAGTGTACATGGTATTCTTATCCAATTGCCTCTTCCAAAGTCAATTGACGAAGATAAGGTAACTTCGCGTGTGTTGCCTTCGAAGGACGTTGATGGATTTGGATCGTTTAACATTGGAGAGTTGAACAAACGGCGCGGAAAGCCATTTTTCCATCCGTGTACTCCTGAAGGTATTATTGAATTGCTAAAAAGATCAGATGTGAAGATTGCGGGATCTAAGGCGGTTGTTATTGGGAGATCAGACATAGTAGGAGCGCCTGTGGCTTGCCTATTACGGGCCCTCGATGCCACTGTAACTGTACTACATTCTAAATCCCGCGATATTCCTCAATATTGCGCGTCTGCAGATATTGTAATTGTGGCAATTGGTAGACCTGAGTTTGTCAAAGGCGAATGGTTTGATGGCAACTCTAATGTTGTCGTTATTGATGTCGGAACGAATTTTGTAGAAGACGTTACTAAAAAATCCGGTTTCAGGTGTGTTGGAGACGTTGAATTCTCTAAGACCAAAGATGCAGTAAGGATGATCACTCCTGTTCCAGGTGGTGTGGGGCCTATGACTGTAGCTATGCTAATGCGGAATTCTTTTATTGCTGCTAAACGTTGTATGGAACAGCCTCGTGGGTTCAAGCCTTTGTCGTTAAACTTATTGAAGCCAGTTCCATCTGATTTTGAGATCTCTAGAGCACAAAAACCCAAAAAAATCACAACTATTGCCCAGGAAGCTGGTATTCTGCCATCTGAGTTGGAACTTTATGGCGATGCAAAGGCAAAGGTAAAGTTGGATCTTCTAAAGAGACTTGGTCATCGCGAAAATGGTAAGTACGTCCTTGTCGCTGGTATAACCCCAACACCGTTGGGTGAGGGCAAGTCTACCACTACAGTTGGTCTAGTACAAGCTTTAGCTGCTCACTTGAACAAAATTGCTTTTGCGAATGTCCGCCAGCCGTCAATGGGTCCAACTTTTGGCATTAAAGGCGGTGCAGCTGGCGGTGGTTACTCTCAAGTTATTCCAATGGACGAGTTTAACTTACACGTCACGGGAGACATTCACGCCATCTCCATGGCTAACAATTTGTTGGCAGCTGCTATCGACACTAGAATGTTTCATGAGTCTACCCAAAAGGATGCTGCACTATACAAAAGACTAGTTCCTGCCAAAAGTGGCATTAGAAAGTTCACACCCTGTATGTTGCGGAGGTTAAAGAAACTTGGTATTGAAAAAACTAACCCTGATGATTTAACTGCAGAAGAAATCACTAAATTTGCAAGGTTGGACATTGAACCAGAATCCATTACTTGGAAACGTGTGGTTGACTGTAACGATAGATTCTTAAGAGGTATTAACATCGGGGAGGCGCCAACCGAGCGTGGGTTTACCAGAAAAACCGGGTTTGATATCTCTGTAGCATCAGAGTGTATGGCTATCTTGGCCTTATCAAACTCCCTTGAGGACTTGAGAGAGAGATTGGGCAAAATTGTAGTTGCAACCTCGAAGAATGGTGTACCAATAACTTGCGAAGATATCGGTTGTGCGGGAGCTATGACAGCCCTAATGAAGGATGCGATCAAACCAAATATCATGCAAACTTTGGAAGGGACTCCCGTGTTCGTGCATGCAGGGCCATTTGCGAATATTTCTATTGGTGCTAATTCAGTATTGGCTGACAAAATGGCATTAAAGTTGGCTGGAGTTGATCCATCTTTatcagatgatgagaaaaGAGAGAAGCATGGTAAATTTGTGACCGAAGCtggttttgattttacaaTGGGAGGCGAAAGATTCTTAAACATCAAATGCAGGTCAAGTGGGTTAATCCCTGATGTGGTTGTTATAGTTGCCACTGTTAGAGCGTTAAAGGTACACGGCGGTGGCACAGAAGTCAAAACAGGTGCCCCATTGCCTGCTGAGTACCTAAACGAAGACATTGAACTAACGACAAAGGGATGTGCTAACTTGGCTAAACACATATCCAATGTAAGGGCTTATGGGTTACCAGTGGTGGTTGCCATTAATAGAATGTCTTCTGATACTGAACTAGAACACCAAATAATTAGACAAGAATCGATTAAAGCTGGTGCTGTAGATGCAATTGTGTCAAACCATTGGGAAGAAGGCGGAAAGGGCGCTGTTGCACTTGCGGAAGGTGTGATCAAAGCCGCAGAATTACCACATCATGATTTCCAATTCCTATACAAAACTGAGGGGTCCTCCATCGAGGATAAGATTGGTTCAATTGCCAAAGTTATGTATGGCGCTGAAGGGGTTGAATTTTCTCCAGAAGCTCAAAGAAAGGTTGATCTATACACTAAACAGGGTTTCTGCAACTTACCGATCTGCATTGCCAAGACGCAATACTCTCTTTCCCACGATGCAAACTTAAAGGGTGTTCCAACAGGCTTCAAATTTCCAGTCAGGGACATCAAAGCTTCAATCGGAGCAGGTTATTTGTATGCGCTAGCTGCAGAAATGCAGACAATTCCTGGGCTACCAACACATTGTGGATTTATGAACATAGAACTCAACGACGACGGGGAAATAGACGGTATGTTCTGA
- the REC107 gene encoding Rec107p (similar to Ashbya gossypii ACL124W), translating into MSENEESMGLAPPTSATDMGSSPAKQLDETDKQILEWAGKLEMESIDLREKASSLLALLEQRCNEVHETQQSMVSWKNTIDDELKSFKEDVFQAIKDREESIVSQMKQVISDSVVSVQNANANKPLPPVVAASKLTPDMDKFSSKIIKSFETRQNKWFKEFQSAQQVFYNVMVQMDRFSEVLGNMSEELQHLSTRQVRVEEYLVRQQQQQEQIAKKPLPSTPPPSFVVTRKRSASPLHSRPPAPSRTKDKTLQTRYIIPWEDISDQEL; encoded by the exons ATGAGTGAAAATGAGGAGAGCATGGGTCTTGCCCCACCTACAAGTGCTACTGACATGGGCAGCTCGCCTGCGAAGCAGTTGGATGAGACAGATAAACAAATTCTTGAATGGGCTGGAAAGCTGGAAATGGAATCGATTGATCTACGAGAAAAGGCAAGTAGTTTATTAGCTTTGTTGGAGCAGCGCTGTAATGAGGTGCACGAGACGCAGCAGAGCATGGTGAGCTGGAAGAATACgattgatgatgagttaAAAT CATTCAAGGAGGACGTATTCCAAGCAATAAAGGATAGAGAGGAATCGATTGTATCTCAGATGAAGCAGGTTATCTCTGATTCGGTTGTTTCTGTACAAAATGCCAATGCTAACAAACCGTTGCCGCCGGTAGTAGCAGCTTCAAAATTAACGCCAGATATGGACAAGTTTTCTTCCAAGATCATCAAGAGCTTTGAAACGCGGCAGAACAAGTGGTTCAAGGAGTTTCAATCTGCGCAGCAGGTGTTCTATAACGTGATGGTCCAGATGGATAGGTTTTCAGAGGTCCTTGGGAACATGTCCGAGGAATTGCAGCATCTTTCAACACGGCAGGTACGTGTAGAAGAGTACCTTGTTCggcagcaacagcagcaagaaCAGATCGCCAAAAAGCCTTTGCCTTCAACCCCACCACCCAGTTTTGTTGTGACTCGTAAGAGGTCTGCATCACCGCTGCATAGCAGGCCGCCTGCACCAAGCAGAACTAAAGACAAAACGCTCCAGACCAGGTATATTATTCCCTGGGAGGATATATCAGACCAGGAGCTATGA